One region of Sphingomonas abietis genomic DNA includes:
- a CDS encoding FUSC family protein has translation MGAAEPRSLISWPFPVASRRPFPDKGTACCDGLVDAFFSLKTLAAAFLAYYISLRIGLARPYWSVITCYIVAQPLAGALLSKGLFRLIGTVVGAGMAIVLVPNLVNTPELLTLALALWLGACTYVAALDRTPRSYISLLAGYSAVIVGFPSVDTPGAIFIVALSRVQEIGIGIVCVSLVHALLFPRPVWRQVRERLDLILADAEAWSLDALAMPVEPDAVLRQDRRRLANDLHDLHLLSVHLPYDMASTVIEPASLRSVEMQLGRLLPLAGAVEDRIEALRQRDAYTSPLTDLVEDVRDWIVREAPGDGHPLIERARALEPALKAPEDWVQLVRLSLLDRLADLIETHATARRLRNRLVRGASSEGSDASIRPGDTGRRVLHRDHRMALRAASATTLTVLAGCAFWIVTAWPDGATAVVSSAIICALFSHLDAPLGVARRVFYGTIGAAIAAGFCAFVLMPRATDFVTLCLVLSPFLFLLGWLLARPDRAPYGIGAVLAFPGLAGLNADYGGMFGTFANQAIAQVLGSLAACLMLGAVRATDAKGTAQRLARAGWRELVRKTEMRSEPDTPAWISRTLDRMVLLSPHLPDLVEGMSEERNRLRDLRIGMALDDLQRAGANIGERQARYIDLLKSRLRDCFVSAQWIGVLKADPALQRTLNQTLANANLLPPTPGKRSLLLALVGLSRNLSPSD, from the coding sequence ATGGGCGCCGCGGAACCCCGCTCCCTGATTTCGTGGCCGTTCCCCGTGGCGAGCCGCAGGCCGTTCCCTGACAAGGGAACGGCCTGCTGTGACGGACTTGTCGATGCCTTCTTCTCGCTGAAGACGCTCGCGGCCGCTTTTCTGGCGTATTACATCTCGCTCCGGATTGGACTGGCGCGGCCTTACTGGTCGGTGATCACCTGCTACATCGTCGCCCAGCCGCTGGCCGGCGCGCTGCTTTCAAAGGGCCTGTTCCGCCTGATCGGAACCGTCGTCGGTGCCGGCATGGCGATCGTCCTGGTGCCAAACCTCGTCAACACGCCCGAACTGCTGACCCTGGCGCTCGCGCTCTGGCTCGGTGCCTGCACTTATGTCGCAGCGCTGGACCGGACTCCGCGCTCCTACATCTCGCTGCTGGCCGGCTACAGCGCGGTGATCGTCGGCTTTCCGTCCGTCGACACGCCCGGCGCGATCTTCATCGTCGCCCTGTCTCGCGTGCAGGAGATCGGTATCGGGATCGTCTGCGTCTCCCTGGTGCATGCGCTGCTGTTTCCCCGCCCCGTCTGGAGACAGGTGCGCGAACGCCTGGACCTGATCCTCGCGGATGCCGAAGCCTGGTCGCTCGACGCGCTGGCCATGCCGGTTGAGCCGGATGCAGTACTTCGGCAGGACCGACGTCGGCTGGCGAATGATCTTCACGATCTTCATTTGTTGTCGGTCCATCTCCCCTACGACATGGCCAGCACCGTCATAGAGCCTGCCAGCTTGCGCAGCGTCGAGATGCAGCTCGGCAGGCTTCTGCCGCTCGCCGGCGCGGTCGAGGATCGTATCGAGGCGCTGCGGCAACGGGATGCCTATACCTCGCCGCTTACCGATCTGGTGGAGGACGTGCGCGACTGGATCGTGCGCGAGGCGCCGGGGGACGGGCACCCGCTGATCGAGCGGGCCCGTGCACTGGAACCTGCGCTGAAGGCGCCGGAAGACTGGGTGCAACTGGTGCGTCTCAGCCTGCTGGACAGACTGGCCGATCTGATCGAGACCCATGCCACCGCACGTCGGCTGCGCAACCGGCTTGTCCGTGGCGCTTCTTCGGAGGGTTCGGATGCATCCATCCGCCCCGGCGACACGGGGCGGCGGGTCCTCCATCGCGATCATAGGATGGCCTTGCGCGCCGCATCGGCGACGACGCTGACCGTCCTCGCCGGCTGTGCCTTCTGGATCGTCACCGCTTGGCCCGATGGCGCCACCGCAGTCGTGAGTTCTGCAATCATCTGCGCACTGTTCAGTCATCTGGACGCACCGCTGGGTGTCGCACGGCGCGTCTTTTACGGAACGATCGGAGCGGCCATCGCCGCAGGCTTCTGTGCCTTCGTCCTGATGCCGCGCGCCACCGATTTCGTGACGCTTTGCCTGGTTCTGTCGCCCTTCCTCTTCCTGCTCGGCTGGCTGCTCGCCCGGCCTGACAGGGCACCATACGGGATCGGCGCCGTGCTGGCCTTTCCGGGATTGGCAGGCCTGAACGCGGACTATGGCGGCATGTTCGGCACATTCGCGAACCAGGCGATCGCGCAGGTCCTCGGCTCGCTTGCGGCCTGCCTGATGCTGGGCGCGGTGCGCGCTACCGACGCAAAAGGAACTGCACAAAGGCTGGCACGGGCGGGCTGGCGAGAACTCGTCCGCAAGACGGAGATGCGATCGGAACCCGATACGCCGGCTTGGATCAGCCGTACGCTGGATCGCATGGTACTGCTCAGCCCGCACCTTCCTGATCTGGTCGAAGGCATGTCGGAGGAACGGAACCGGCTGCGCGACCTGCGGATCGGTATGGCGCTTGACGATCTCCAGCGTGCCGGGGCGAACATCGGCGAGCGGCAGGCACGCTACATCGACCTGTTGAAAAGTCGGTTGCGTGACTGCTTCGTGTCCGCGCAATGGATCGGTGTGCTGAAGGCCGATCCTGCTTTGCAGCGTACGCTCAACCAAACGCTTGCAAACGCTAATCTCCTGCCACCGACGCCTGGCAAGCGTAGCCTGCTGCTGGCGCTCGTAGGTCTTTCGCGTAACCTGTCGCCTTCGGATTAA
- a CDS encoding response regulator transcription factor, with amino-acid sequence MRVRICKLSQPVGIGDRFPTTDQGSPPLQLLLVEDDPLIARDLAEKLGVLGHQCRHCVTGAEASGVFTQGMFDAIILDRMLPDITGTGLLQLLRAQGPLPPVLMLSALGSANDKVEGLNAGADDYLAKPYNVGELNARLAALVRRGPHVQGDVISLSIGQLRLDGATHKVRFGAEHGHLNRIEFSLLLFLMRHADRLVTRAMLFEGVWTHSFQPAPNLVDSNISRLRRRLLDLGCDPIATRRGEGYVLLTDQCL; translated from the coding sequence GTGCGCGTCCGTATCTGCAAACTGTCACAACCCGTCGGTATCGGCGATCGTTTTCCGACGACCGACCAGGGATCGCCGCCGTTGCAACTGCTGCTTGTTGAAGATGATCCGCTGATCGCACGGGACTTGGCGGAAAAGCTCGGCGTGCTGGGGCATCAATGCCGGCATTGTGTCACCGGGGCCGAAGCCAGCGGCGTCTTCACCCAAGGCATGTTTGACGCGATCATTCTCGACCGGATGCTGCCCGATATCACAGGAACCGGACTGCTCCAGCTTCTGCGTGCGCAGGGCCCGCTGCCACCGGTCTTGATGCTTTCGGCACTCGGCAGCGCCAACGACAAGGTCGAAGGGCTCAATGCCGGCGCAGACGACTATCTTGCCAAGCCCTATAATGTCGGCGAGCTCAATGCGCGCCTGGCCGCGCTCGTCCGCCGCGGACCCCATGTCCAGGGCGACGTGATCAGCCTCTCGATCGGCCAGCTTCGTCTTGATGGCGCCACACATAAGGTTCGCTTCGGGGCCGAGCACGGGCATCTCAACCGGATCGAATTTTCGCTGCTGCTGTTCCTCATGCGTCATGCCGATCGACTGGTGACGCGCGCCATGCTGTTCGAAGGCGTGTGGACCCATTCCTTTCAGCCCGCCCCCAATCTGGTCGACAGCAATATCTCGCGGCTGCGTCGACGCCTCCTCGACCTGGGGTGCGATCCGATCGCGACCCGACGCGGCGAAGGTTATGTGCTGCTGACGGACCAATGCCTGTGA
- the adhP gene encoding alcohol dehydrogenase AdhP, with translation MQKTMKAAVVREFGKPLVIEEVAIRMPGPGQILVKIAATGVCHTDLHAVDGDWPVKPNPPFIPGHEGVGHVVAVGSGVTHVKEGDRVGVPWLYTACGHCVHCLGGWETLCESQENTGYSVNGSFAEYVIADPNYVGHIPDGVGFVEIAPILCAGVTVYKGLKVTDTKPGDWVAISGIGGLGHMAVQYARAMGRNVVAVDIDDAKLALAQELGATLTVNALHNDPAAFIKKEIGGAQGVLVTAVSPKAFQQALGMVRRGGTVSLNGLPPGDFPLSIFDTVLNGITVRGSIVGTRLDLQESLDFAAHGKVRATVSTDTLDNINDVFSRMHHGQIEGRIVLDFEQEAAAIGMEAERVASVA, from the coding sequence ATGCAGAAGACCATGAAGGCGGCCGTCGTCCGTGAGTTCGGCAAGCCGCTCGTCATCGAGGAGGTCGCGATCCGAATGCCCGGCCCCGGACAGATTCTCGTCAAGATCGCAGCAACCGGCGTATGTCATACCGATCTTCATGCGGTCGATGGCGACTGGCCCGTCAAGCCCAATCCGCCCTTCATTCCCGGGCATGAAGGCGTCGGCCACGTCGTCGCGGTCGGCTCCGGCGTCACCCATGTCAAGGAGGGCGATCGCGTCGGCGTGCCGTGGCTATACACCGCGTGCGGGCATTGCGTGCACTGCCTTGGCGGCTGGGAAACGCTCTGCGAAAGTCAGGAGAATACAGGCTATTCGGTGAACGGCAGCTTCGCCGAATATGTGATCGCCGACCCCAACTATGTCGGCCACATTCCCGATGGCGTCGGCTTCGTCGAGATTGCGCCGATCCTGTGCGCCGGCGTCACCGTCTACAAGGGGTTGAAGGTCACGGACACTAAGCCCGGCGACTGGGTCGCCATATCCGGCATCGGTGGCCTGGGTCATATGGCCGTGCAATATGCCAGGGCCATGGGCCGCAACGTCGTCGCGGTCGATATCGATGACGCCAAGCTGGCCCTGGCGCAGGAACTGGGCGCGACCCTGACGGTTAATGCGCTGCACAATGATCCGGCGGCGTTCATCAAGAAGGAAATCGGCGGCGCGCAGGGCGTGCTGGTCACTGCGGTATCACCCAAGGCTTTCCAGCAGGCGCTCGGCATGGTGCGGCGCGGCGGCACCGTCTCGCTCAATGGCCTGCCCCCCGGCGATTTCCCCCTGTCGATCTTCGACACGGTGTTGAACGGGATCACGGTGCGCGGCTCGATCGTTGGGACGCGGCTCGACCTCCAGGAATCGCTCGATTTCGCAGCGCATGGCAAGGTCAGGGCGACCGTGTCGACGGATACGCTCGACAACATCAACGACGTCTTTTCACGGATGCATCATGGCCAAATAGAAGGACGTATCGTGCTCGACTTCGAGCAGGAGGCTGCCGCGATCGGGATGGAAGCTGAGCGGGTCGCGTCCGTTGCATGA
- a CDS encoding Dps family protein: protein MKSSRSEPLKKLPLALEYNARSQSVAILNQILVDTMTLRDLYKKHHWQMSGATFYQLHLLLDKHYEEQAALVDMIAERIMALGGISIAMAPDVAEATNIPRPPKGREDVPSQLARLLEAHEIILRQAHEGGDAADEAGDDGTNDLLVSNVIRTNEPQVWFIAEHLAETELVRSDK, encoded by the coding sequence GTGAAATCCAGCCGTTCGGAACCCCTCAAGAAGCTCCCGCTGGCGCTTGAGTACAATGCTCGCTCTCAGAGCGTCGCCATCCTCAATCAGATACTGGTTGATACGATGACTCTGCGCGACCTGTATAAGAAACACCACTGGCAGATGTCGGGAGCGACCTTCTACCAGCTCCACCTCTTGCTGGATAAACATTACGAGGAACAGGCCGCGCTCGTCGACATGATCGCGGAGCGCATTATGGCGCTGGGCGGCATCAGCATCGCGATGGCGCCGGATGTGGCAGAAGCCACGAATATTCCACGGCCGCCAAAAGGTCGCGAAGATGTCCCAAGCCAGCTCGCACGTTTGCTGGAAGCACACGAAATCATCCTGCGCCAAGCTCATGAGGGTGGCGATGCTGCGGACGAGGCTGGTGATGACGGCACCAATGATCTGCTCGTAAGCAACGTTATCCGTACCAACGAGCCGCAGGTCTGGTTTATCGCGGAGCATCTCGCCGAGACGGAGCTCGTTCGTTCCGATAAGTGA
- a CDS encoding NAD-dependent succinate-semialdehyde dehydrogenase has protein sequence MIFASTNPYTGEVVKTFPVATDEDITSAVSRADATFQAWRGTSFVERARVMQAAADILRRDIDSYAPILTLEMGKLIAEAKAEVELSAAIFEYYAKNAETLLRPEKLPVATPAEGEAILVCEPLGVLLAIEPWNFPYYQIARIIAPQLSAGNTMLLKHAANVPQSAQAFEKLMAEAGLPDGAFINLFADHEKVELILSDRRVHGVALTGSEAAGAAVAATAGKALKKSTMELGGSDAFVVLKDADLEKTVKWAVFGRHWNGGQVCVSSKRMIVADEIYDDFLKRYTEGVAGLRMGDPFDPDTTLAPLSSQKAADDIKAMVRKAVEHGATATEVGSQAPNQGAFVRPTILTDVGEDNPARYWEFFGPVSMIFRARDENDAVRIANDSPYGLGGSVFTSDTAHGVEVARKISTGMVFVNHPTMVKADLPFGGVRNSGYGRELLGLGIKEFVNHKLINVVDIDAAF, from the coding sequence ATGATCTTCGCGAGTACCAACCCCTATACCGGCGAGGTCGTGAAGACATTCCCGGTTGCCACCGACGAGGACATCACATCGGCGGTCAGCAGGGCCGATGCGACTTTTCAGGCGTGGCGCGGGACCAGCTTCGTCGAGCGCGCCAGGGTGATGCAGGCGGCCGCCGACATTCTGCGCCGCGACATCGATAGCTATGCGCCTATCCTGACCCTTGAGATGGGCAAGCTCATCGCGGAGGCGAAGGCGGAGGTCGAACTGTCGGCCGCGATCTTCGAATATTATGCGAAGAACGCCGAGACCCTGCTCAGGCCGGAAAAGCTTCCGGTCGCCACGCCGGCGGAGGGCGAGGCGATCCTCGTTTGCGAACCGCTGGGCGTGCTGCTCGCGATCGAGCCGTGGAATTTCCCTTATTACCAGATCGCCCGCATCATTGCCCCGCAGCTGTCGGCCGGCAACACGATGCTGCTCAAGCACGCCGCGAACGTACCCCAGAGCGCGCAGGCGTTCGAGAAGCTCATGGCGGAGGCGGGGTTGCCCGACGGAGCCTTCATCAATCTGTTCGCGGACCATGAGAAGGTCGAATTGATCCTGAGCGATCGTCGCGTCCACGGCGTAGCGCTCACGGGATCCGAAGCTGCCGGCGCCGCTGTCGCCGCGACCGCGGGCAAGGCGCTCAAGAAATCGACCATGGAACTGGGCGGATCGGATGCGTTCGTCGTGCTGAAAGACGCCGACCTCGAGAAGACCGTCAAATGGGCGGTGTTCGGCCGGCACTGGAATGGCGGTCAGGTCTGCGTCTCGTCGAAGCGGATGATCGTCGCCGACGAAATCTATGACGACTTCCTCAAGCGCTATACGGAGGGTGTCGCCGGGCTGCGGATGGGCGACCCGTTCGATCCGGACACGACGCTTGCCCCGCTCTCATCGCAGAAGGCGGCGGACGATATCAAGGCCATGGTGCGCAAGGCCGTCGAGCATGGCGCGACCGCGACCGAGGTGGGGTCGCAGGCACCGAACCAGGGGGCGTTCGTCCGGCCGACGATCCTGACCGATGTCGGTGAAGACAATCCCGCCCGTTACTGGGAGTTCTTCGGACCAGTTTCGATGATCTTCCGCGCCAGGGATGAAAATGACGCCGTGCGCATCGCCAATGACTCGCCTTATGGGCTCGGTGGCTCGGTGTTCACGTCCGACACGGCGCACGGCGTGGAGGTTGCGAGAAAAATCTCCACCGGCATGGTGTTCGTGAACCACCCAACAATGGTCAAGGCCGACCTGCCGTTCGGTGGCGTCCGCAATTCGGGCTACGGTCGCGAACTGCTCGGGCTCGGGATCAAGGAGTTCGTCAATCACAAGCTGATCAATGTGGTCGACATTGACGCCGCCTTCTGA
- a CDS encoding LysR family transcriptional regulator: MIRQLRYFLAVAVERSFTQGARLLNMAQAPLSKRIQELEDELSAQLFDRDSRPIALTPAGRLLQEEALRVVRGLDQLQATMRRFIAAERPRFVIGLVPSTLYGRLPEIIARLREETSGIDIVLAEMDSLDQVAALKDGRIDVGFDRIIVEDPLVVHMVLREEPLVAALPHGHEFLLRGGSVGLAEIATLPLIVYPGTPRPSYADLTLSFFQNRDLMPTGIIEVRELQTALVMVASGAGACLIPESVQRLARSDIGYVTIDEPVTAPFLLRRRIGEIPDTLQKLVRLYD, translated from the coding sequence TTGATCCGGCAACTGCGATACTTTCTGGCCGTTGCGGTAGAGCGCAGCTTCACGCAGGGGGCCCGGCTCCTGAATATGGCGCAGGCGCCGCTCAGCAAGCGTATCCAAGAACTGGAAGACGAATTGTCCGCTCAGCTGTTCGATCGCGACAGCCGTCCCATTGCGCTGACGCCCGCCGGCAGGCTGCTGCAGGAGGAAGCGCTTCGCGTCGTGCGGGGGCTGGATCAACTCCAGGCGACGATGCGACGTTTCATCGCCGCCGAGCGTCCGCGCTTTGTCATCGGGCTCGTGCCCTCCACCCTCTATGGCCGCCTGCCCGAGATCATCGCGCGGCTTCGCGAGGAGACCAGCGGGATCGACATCGTCCTTGCCGAAATGGACAGCCTCGATCAGGTGGCAGCCTTGAAGGACGGGCGCATCGACGTCGGCTTCGACCGGATCATCGTGGAGGATCCGCTCGTCGTCCACATGGTCCTGCGCGAGGAGCCGCTGGTCGCCGCGCTGCCCCACGGGCACGAATTCCTCCTGCGGGGCGGCAGCGTGGGGCTGGCCGAAATCGCAACCCTGCCGCTGATCGTCTATCCCGGAACACCGCGCCCCAGTTATGCCGACCTGACCTTGTCTTTCTTTCAGAACCGCGACCTGATGCCGACGGGCATCATCGAGGTGAGGGAATTGCAGACGGCGCTGGTGATGGTGGCGTCGGGCGCCGGCGCCTGCCTCATTCCGGAATCGGTCCAGCGCCTCGCGAGATCCGATATCGGTTATGTCACGATCGACGAACCGGTGACGGCTCCCTTCCTCCTCCGCCGCCGAATAGGGGAAATCCCGGATACCCTCCAGAAACTGGTTCGCCTCTACGATTGA
- a CDS encoding helix-turn-helix transcriptional regulator yields MAEPPDHILRIRAVLDRTGLTRSTVYRKMEAGTFPRQIAISTRCVGWREAAVGEWLANPYFYEAANDNTEARAR; encoded by the coding sequence ATGGCAGAGCCACCTGATCACATCCTCCGGATCCGCGCCGTGCTCGATCGAACCGGCCTCACGCGATCGACGGTCTACAGGAAGATGGAAGCCGGGACCTTCCCACGCCAAATCGCCATCAGCACACGCTGCGTGGGTTGGCGCGAAGCGGCGGTCGGCGAGTGGCTTGCCAATCCGTATTTCTATGAGGCTGCCAACGACAACACAGAAGCGAGGGCACGATGA
- a CDS encoding FAD-dependent monooxygenase: MPTLDTAFYDVIIAGAGPVGLFLAGELRLAGVSVLMLEQAEHPNTALKSLPFGLRGLSVPTIESLDRRDLLDEIQERSPRRETPANAHWMQQKCAPGGHFAGIPFFCDQIDTAQWPYRLPGAVGSMAADMASIEAVLARRATRLGATIRRSCGFETFEESDAGVIVRAGGEMFAGRWLVGCDGGRSAVRKAAGVAFTGTNPEFTGYSAQVVLADPSVLTPGRHYTPAGMYNYAAPGTIAMVDFDGGVSHRIIPSRDHIEAVLRKVSSADVSIISLEIATTWTDRAYQATMYRRNRVLLAGDAAHVHSPLGGQGLNLGLGDAMNLGWKLAATIRGDAPDALLDTYASERQPVGAQILDWSRAQVALMRPSASSRALEAIVRDVIATGDGATYFAERVWGVGLRYDLGESHPLAGRSAPDFEFADGSRVNEHLRAGRGLLLDFSAGSVLQWLPGEWVDRIAYVSTTPHERMGIQAALIRPDGIIAWACEEAPSCAEVQEVMRRWFGAPENSA, encoded by the coding sequence ATGCCCACGCTCGACACCGCATTCTACGACGTCATCATCGCTGGCGCTGGTCCAGTCGGACTATTTCTTGCCGGCGAGCTACGGCTCGCCGGCGTCTCGGTGCTGATGCTTGAACAGGCTGAGCATCCGAATACGGCGCTGAAAAGCTTGCCATTCGGGCTGCGCGGGCTGTCGGTCCCGACCATCGAAAGTCTCGATCGCCGCGATCTGCTCGACGAGATACAGGAACGCTCTCCCCGGCGAGAGACGCCTGCGAACGCTCATTGGATGCAGCAGAAATGCGCGCCCGGCGGCCACTTTGCCGGCATCCCATTCTTTTGCGATCAAATAGATACCGCGCAGTGGCCGTACCGCCTGCCCGGGGCCGTCGGCAGCATGGCCGCGGACATGGCCAGTATCGAGGCCGTATTGGCTCGACGCGCGACCAGGCTGGGCGCCACAATCCGTCGCAGCTGCGGCTTCGAGACTTTCGAAGAATCGGATGCAGGCGTCATCGTCCGTGCCGGTGGCGAGATGTTTGCAGGCCGTTGGCTCGTTGGCTGCGACGGCGGGCGCAGCGCCGTTCGCAAGGCGGCGGGGGTCGCGTTCACCGGCACCAATCCGGAGTTCACCGGCTATTCGGCGCAGGTCGTACTGGCCGATCCGAGCGTGCTGACGCCCGGTCGCCATTACACACCTGCGGGCATGTATAACTACGCTGCTCCAGGCACGATCGCGATGGTCGATTTCGACGGCGGCGTCTCCCACCGTATCATACCGTCCCGCGATCATATCGAAGCTGTGCTGCGCAAGGTCTCCAGCGCCGACGTGTCGATCATCAGCCTTGAGATCGCCACCACATGGACCGACCGAGCCTATCAGGCGACGATGTATCGACGAAACAGGGTGCTTCTGGCGGGCGATGCTGCGCACGTGCATTCGCCGCTGGGCGGTCAGGGGCTGAACCTCGGCCTCGGCGACGCGATGAATCTGGGCTGGAAACTGGCCGCCACGATCCGAGGCGATGCCCCTGACGCACTGCTCGACACCTATGCGAGCGAACGGCAGCCAGTAGGTGCACAAATCCTCGACTGGTCGCGGGCGCAGGTGGCGCTCATGCGTCCCAGCGCCAGTTCCCGCGCGCTGGAGGCCATCGTTCGGGATGTGATCGCCACGGGCGATGGTGCGACCTATTTTGCCGAGCGCGTCTGGGGCGTGGGGCTCCGTTACGATTTGGGTGAAAGCCATCCACTCGCCGGTCGCAGTGCGCCGGATTTCGAGTTTGCCGATGGTAGCAGGGTCAATGAGCATCTGAGGGCCGGACGCGGACTGCTTCTGGATTTCAGCGCCGGATCGGTGCTGCAGTGGTTGCCCGGCGAGTGGGTCGACCGGATTGCTTATGTCAGCACCACGCCCCACGAGCGCATGGGGATTCAAGCAGCGCTCATACGGCCGGATGGCATCATCGCCTGGGCGTGCGAGGAGGCCCCCTCCTGCGCCGAGGTTCAGGAGGTCATGAGGCGCTGGTTCGGCGCACCGGAAAACTCTGCTTAA